From the genome of Thermoanaerobaculia bacterium, one region includes:
- a CDS encoding metalloregulator ArsR/SmtB family transcription factor, which translates to MRKNGMRALTPEALELVAGRFRTLADPLRLRILQALQRRELNVGELTAILGATQPNVSKQLKALREGGFVGRRAEGTSAYWFIADPAVFALCDLVCVGLQARLSSHARLLAASGAEPRRRGR; encoded by the coding sequence ATGCGGAAGAACGGGATGCGGGCGCTGACTCCGGAGGCGCTCGAGCTCGTCGCGGGCCGGTTCCGGACGCTCGCCGACCCCCTGCGGCTCCGGATCCTGCAGGCCCTCCAACGGAGAGAGCTCAACGTCGGCGAGCTGACCGCGATCCTCGGAGCCACGCAGCCGAACGTCAGCAAACAGCTGAAGGCCCTCCGCGAGGGCGGCTTCGTCGGACGCCGGGCGGAGGGGACGAGCGCCTACTGGTTCATCGCGGACCCCGCCGTGTTCGCCCTGTGCGACCTCGTCTGCGTCGGGCTGCAGGCGCGGCTCTCGTCGCACGCGCGCCTGCTCGCGGCGAGCGGGGCCGAGCCGCGACGCCGGGGGCGGTGA